The Dickeya poaceiphila DNA window AGTAAGGAAGAACTTTACCCTGATATTTTCAGTGCCGCATAAGTAACGCCGCTCTTTAACAGCCTGATGTGGGTGATTCACCCCAAACAAACACAGTGGCACCCCACGGGATGCCTATGTATTCAACACGGATAAGTATCACAAATGGAACGTGCAAAAACACGCAAAGAAGCTCTGCACATTGAGAGCGCTTTACTGAACAAAATTGCTGTGAAAGGGGTCAGCGCTATTGCTGAGGCAGTGGGCGTAAATCCATCACAGATTACCCGGTGGAAAGAAACGCTGATACCGCGCATGAGCCTGTTACTGGCAGTGCTGGAATGGGGCGTTGATGACGATGAGTTGGCGCATTTGGCTAAACAAGTTGCTCTGTTGCTCATAAAGAAAAAATCCGCGTCGGGCAAGGACACGGATTCTCAGATATCGATGGAATTTTAAACCGATAGGAATAATACCATGATTTTAACTGTCAGCAAAACCGCGCTGTTAAGCGCAATGATTTTCCAAGCAAAAGCGGATGTTCGTTATTACCTCAATGGCATCTGTTTTGCTCCTGACAAAAAGCTTTATTCGACAG harbors:
- a CDS encoding CII family transcriptional regulator codes for the protein MERAKTRKEALHIESALLNKIAVKGVSAIAEAVGVNPSQITRWKETLIPRMSLLLAVLEWGVDDDELAHLAKQVALLLIKKKSASGKDTDSQISMEF